Part of the Mangifera indica cultivar Alphonso unplaced genomic scaffold, CATAS_Mindica_2.1 Un_0040, whole genome shotgun sequence genome, aattttaatatatcttccaataatttcaaaattgacaGTTACACTtccaaaatcaaaatatataataaataatatatacaaatattatattataatatatttatgttttattttattttcaaaatatatgaaataaatatgataatttctcaaataaaataaaaaaatattcatttagttttagtaagtctttaaaaaataacattcacaTCTCataatatacttttattataatatttaaaaatgatgaCATAAAACgcggttaaaattaaaagttaattttgacAAATGGGTAGAAAATTAgttcttttcaaacttaatgggCGAGCggtcatttcatcaaatattggGTGGGAAACAGACCTAGCCTAAAAATTAACATAGAAAAATGGAGCGAAAGCTACCTGCATGCTGTGCTGTGCTCTAGTTTAAGTCCTTCGGGTCTCTGAGGCAGGCAGCTAAAGATAAACAGGTCAAATCAAACCATCATCAACTAGCCAACACCCCCTGTTTTCCAACCCCGTTTCTTACAATTATCCGCAGAACCCCACATGAGATTATTATATTCTAATCCCTCTTCATAGGAAATCGTTTATCTTTTTCTGTTTCAATTAATGATCAACGCCAGTCATGGTTTATGTTGAAACTCAGATAGGAGAGGCCAACTCTTGCTCTTTCAGGCGTTGAAACCAGTTTGAAGGGTTGAATTAGTGGTGATCTTCTCGTTTTAATCGGAGTTTCCGTTTACAGGGCAGTGATGCCAGGCCCAGGTCCACACATGATGTATGCGATGGGATCGGCGCTGGGATTTATGCGAGTTTCTAACGGTCGGTTCAACGCCCACCACGGGTTAACTTACACCATCAACGCCTTCTTCGGTCCCGACATTGGTCCCTTCTTCGAATGGGTCGGTTCCTTCTTCTCTGACTCGTTCGGCTCCGCTATAGCCAAAGCCATTCACCaccctttttattatttcttgatTCTCGGCTTCCCTATGTGTGTTCTTTATTCTTGGCTCTCCAGGTTTTTGCTACTTGGAGGACTTCTTGATTCGGATTCTGGGGTGAGtctaattctttaaaaaatttatcttctttgtcttttttttttttgtttggattttctTCATAGGATTGCTTGTATTACTGATTTTTGCATTCAATGAGATTAGATTTCTACTGTGATAGCGTAGGTGGGTTGTTTATTTTTCCGatgagatttaattaattaatttatcattgagTTGCGTTTCATTAGGTATTGGGTTTATATGGTGCAGGTGCCCCTGTCAAGGAGGCAGTGCTTATTGTTGGTCTGCGCTGGTTCTTTATCTCACTTTTTCCTTGACCATTTATTTGAGGTAAAGTTTGGAGTTTGATATGGTTTGTGATTGACTATAgttgtctttcttttttattgaataattggTTTTCATTTGCCTTGGACAAAAGTAAACCTAACCACGgtttatgaattcaaaccataGCAGTTTGGGTTTGAAACTGTTGattcacaattaaaaaaaataagatctTTAAACCAAAATCGTTACAAGACAGTTTGTAACTTGTTTAGAATCAATAGTTTCAATTCATGGCCACAGTTCAGAATCGACATTGAATTGTCGATTCTAATTCATgactttgatttattttttaattaataattataataattaaaaataaaaaataaaaaaaactttcatataatttttcaattaagtttctTATGTAATCtcttgaacttaatttttttaatttataaagataaatactataattaattatgattgtataatggaaaataataataattaaattataaaaattaaaattaaaattaataaaaataaagagagaaattaattgattttaaaataatttgattaaaagaataaaagagtattaagaattaggagaataaaaaataagaggGTTGAAAGACGGAGTAGTATTTAtatgaaagaaatttaaaaaaaaaagtcaggcCTAAGCCTATATGGCCATATTATTGCAGAAATGCGGAAGTCCCCTGCAAATGTTTTGAagcaaatgttttaaatttacaTGGTTCAAAATATTTGCAGGGGGTCCTGCAAATACagttctttttttaatttaaaaaataaaaaaactgactTATGAATCTTTAATCTGGTGTTTAACCGTCGGTTTATGAACCGATTATGAACCAATGGCTCCCGTGGCTAGGACCAGCCAAAAGACTATTCCCGCCCAAGATCTACCGGAAAGATATACActtctattttaatttcattaattgaaaagacaagttaatttgcataaaattttcctctttttttgtattttcctttttcaatatttttaatttttaattttagttttctatttttccttttcaaaagaTTTAGGGcaatcacaattttttataatgttagGACTGTCAAAGCAACTTTTCAAAGgggttttggaaattttaaaaagtttgaaggtgttttcaaaatttttaaaatttcaattttccccTCAATAGTTTAGAAAAAAGTATTATATCCTTAAATTTTGTACTCACCTAGCTAAACATAAATTCTTCCAATGAAGACGTAAAACTCACTATACATCCAATTAAAGTTGAGATATGAgatgaaaatgtaaaattttttgaaagattGATCGATCGACCAAACACTTAATCAActaagttatttttaaaaagttgattaGTCAAGTGGTTGGGTAGCTTGTCAAGCACccaatcaatcaatttattttttaaaataagttgatCGGATGCTTGACTAGCCAGTCAATCCATATGGCCAACTCATCTAGTTAATCTTaaatttcagaattttttttagagataaaatcaaattaaaaaataattatatttgtataataataaaaaaataaaagtgattatatacacataaaaaaataaaaagaggtggcttatttaattaatattctcaaaatttaagtTATGCTGGAAGTATTGGAATTAGAACAGTCtgaatttctttttgttataaTCTTGATAATTTAGTCACACCTAAGTAAAAAGAAATAAGCTGGTTAGAGATTCTTGGATCTGTTTTTTCAGAGTTCCATTTTGGTGTCAGCTTACAGTCCCTAAACCCTATATAACcccaaattgataaaaataaaaaacaaactctttaaatattcaaattatataaaaaactatttatttttctttctttttaccaTCACTCAGTTTTCGTCGTATCCTTGTATATCGAAgtgtaaactataatttttaaaaatattaagatttttttttgaaaaatttcaagtctttattggaaatttgaaaatatttagggtcctttgaaaaatttttgaactattaatctatCTCCAGTAGTATTTAAATGACAGTTACATctctaaaaaattgaacataacataataaattataaatataaatgttatattataattattgggATCATatagtaatttcaaaatatatataaatttaaaaagatttttgagattaatttataactgttttttttaccttttaagagttaaattgtcatatttaaaatatttgagattaaTTTGTAAGacaattgtatttttatttttgttttaaattgataaaattagtttatcttttcattgtcaatttttttaacaagatttaattttggataaaaatattgtttatttcacttagaaataaaaaaaatgttttagaagCCAAATGTGGGAAAATATTAGCTACactttattgtttttcaattgCAAACTTGCAATAACATCATTCGAATTtgggaaatttaatttaatgctttagggaaaaataaaaaaccgtCTTAAAAATCTCAATACCAACGTAaagtttttagaaattataatttgattataaatatacGATTATACGTCTTTAATACTCTAACTTATATTTgtactatcaatttttttttatatttttaattaaaattaatgtaaaaatcattttaaaaaattggggGCAAagtgtaatttaatttgatggtttttttggtaaatttatataaaatttaattggttatattaataaatttaaaagacaAGTGGGAAATTGGTTTTTCCAAATTTAAGTATGagaattatcatttcatcaaatcttgggtgaaaaatagtaatttggtGTTTGGCAGGTTGAAAtggaataaatagatataaacttttaaaacccCCATAGGTGGGAATTTTTCTAGGGTAACATAAGAGAGTCCATTAGGAAGTAATTTCTATAAACTTTTAGGGTATGTTtggattgaataatattttattactataattaaaaaattaccttaataatagattatttagaaaattaatagagataaattattactatatttgataaaaaatgataaaaataaatagatataaatgattattatatttggttagagctaataaaataagattaatatataattttacttaaatatctttggatataattattttaaaatattttttatattatttattatattaattgaataaaattatttttgtttcaaaaaataataaataaagattttttaacACCTAAGAAAGagttgataattaaattaatgattatattaccattgataataaaaaattatcgaaattttttattatttataaaagatagattatgaAACTAATCTTTATTTACCTCAACCAAACGCTCCTCAAGCTTTTCCGGCTTGTATAAAAGGCCAAATCTCGAACCCCTTTCCTctcgttttctttttcttcccttcGTCACTTCTGGTACAATTTCGGTTCATAtggaatttttttaactaatcgTATAAATGGATCAAATATCTTTAACTGCATAGGAAAATGGTCATTCAGCAATGTATACTTGGATAGTAAGCACTGGTTGGTGGGAGGGTCGAGCACCTATAAACCCAGATGCTGTACTTGTTGTTGGCTTTCTGTGCACTTGCTTAATTGGTGGCTTCATTTATATACACAGGTTTGGGAAAATGCAATCGCTTAGTTGCATTTCAGAAATTTATTTGGTTGTTGACCACCTTTATTgcttgttaattttgttatgcaGAGTAAAGCCCTTAAAGTCAGTTAGAGATGAATCATTTCAGTCAATAGAACTTCTTCTGATTATAGCAAGCATGTATTGCTTATGGTGTTCTAGCCAGATATACTGGGTGAACCCACGTCGAGCACCTGTTGGCGAAGAGGCTGATCTTGGTGTTCTTATATTTCTGGcgttttatttctttcttcctcACTGTCTGTGTATTATGTCCATAAATCCTAAAGATCTGGACATTGAGCCACTTCCACTGtatcatattttgtttttggtaagCACTATTTCATATTACACGTCTTGAGGTAGGAGAATCTCACTGCTGTGTGGAATTATCCTGGGGCAGGCTAAAATTTTCAGGCTGTGCAAGCAGTAGGTCAATTGTGAAGCATTAGAGCTTTCGCCCTGGTGTTGTACTGTGTAGATTAGTTAGGTATTCTTCTTCGATTTGTCTCAGGATAGTCTTTTTTAAAGCATAGAACATCACTTTGATTGACCGcttgttttgtaaatgaataaattatgaattgtgATTATTGGGATACATGTATTCTCAACGAAAGGTTtatataaatcacatttttcacttaaaatctaATTTCGATGATAAAAGTAATATATCCTctcgaaatttgaaaaattagtgtGATGATCATTTTGTCCTTTTTCAAATGAACCTTAGCTACTGCTTTGATCTTTGTTTGCAATTACTGCCACTGCCGGTACAGATAACACACAATTGCCGCAAAGAATTGGTCAGATTTGGTGCACCATTTTCTCAAGCCCTTTATTAACACTGACAACCAGTGTTATTAAATTAGATTGGCTCTATTGGTTGAATCAAGAATTGACCAAATTTAGTGCACCGATTTCCCAAACCCCTTATTAACTTTGGCAACCAGTGTTATCAAAACCAAATTGGACTGATCAATTCAATTGGGAATTGGTCATTAATCTAATCTTGTTTTATCTAATTGTTGACTAATTAAAAAACTGGTAAAACCCAATGAAACTAActggaaaaaaattgtttaaactgGAAAGTTGTTTATGGACCGTGAATGCCTATTTATGGTGACATGAATCATGATAAAAACTTTATCCAAATTCATGtccttaatttgaataaatcacTAATTGTATGATATAAAGATCAAAGATAAATGACTATTTATGTCTCATGAATGACCGtttattatgttatataaatataatttcaaaacttttgCTAAACACTATAGTCGAACGCCCATTTGTCAAAGTACCCTCCTTATTCACAGAGCTATAACAATCTTAAGTGACTAGTTTCAACCTCCATTTTGTTTGTGTTTCATGTAGATACTAAAGTGTTGCCTCATATTGAGTTGGATAGAGATTTCATTGCCACACACATATTCTTAGCATAAACTTTACTTACAATAAACTTAGGaagtaacataaaattttacttacaaTGATCGACCGCGAGAGTGGTTAGCATAGCATGAGGGGTTTAAATTCTTAACTCGACTTAGCTACACACATATTCTTAAGTCATCATTTGAGTATCAAAATCatactctgataccaacttgtaataCCTCTATCTAAAAGTATTGCCCTTCAGAGAAAGATATCATTATTTACATTACTTAAGTATACATTCATTttaaaacatacttaaaataacatataacattacaaaattaccaaaataccctcattttattattgtccgactaaaacatataaaaaaagtcCAAATCACAACTACATTATCTAGAACGTCAAATAAGGTGTAGCAAAACACATTAACATAAAATTCTGatacataaattgaaaataGCAGAAATACCATTAATTGCTTGTCTTGCATCCATTACAATCACCTATATTTATACACATGAAAGTAGAGGAGCGAGCGATAAAAAACCTAATAAGTAAGAGACTTTAATACTTACTTTCATATAATCTCCAAAATACCCTTTCCTCGACCCATAATAACTCTATCATCTGGTATTTGTCACTAAACTCCCATTAGGATAATAATGAGTTTATATTCCATATCTATAGCTCATACTAAACTTGAGAATGTCTAGTCTATATATCATAACTCTTGGGTCAAACTATGTCTTACAAGGTTACTAAAGAATTACTCCTCGAATTCTTAATTGGTGTGACCATATCATCTCTAAGTAAAAGCACTATCATCTGAAAGCTATGTCCTATAACTATACATTAGGTCACTTGAActagataaaatataaagatttgacACTTGGCCATATGAGCAACTCATTGTGCAGTCCACTCATTTACACCACTATTGGATTGCTGAACATTATCATAATTGGGCTCTACTGTGAGCTAGTACCTTATTGTGGGTATAATGTCCTATTGGAGATATGCCTTACTATGGGTAGTGTAGGGAGTATGCACTCATGATCCCCTCTCGTAATGACCTTGAGATGTctaacatgcatgcatcttAAGTCTCATATTACCTCGGCTCATTTTAACTTTCACCCTAATCACTACTTAGATTTCTCTCTATAATATCTAGTTATTCCCTTGGGTATCTACCCTTTGGGTATCTTTTGACACCTCAATGGGccttaatttttaatcaaaatcatcaaattccTAATTCATGTACAACTTACATGTAACCAAGTCACAATTGTACTTTCTCATCTATTTATAGGTATTCCTTTGGTCATGTACAAGCATACGTATTTTTATGTGGACGTATGATCATTTCTAGGTCAAATCCTAGAGTGCCCATTCTTGAAATCAATTGAGGTATAGGGGTACATCAAATAGACACACAGACATATTTTTATTCCATCTTATGTATAGTTGTCCCCATGAAGAATCATGGGtgtatatacatgtaaagaagACATACGAATATACACCATTTGACATATGGGTGTATGCCACCTACATCTATGGTTTATCTTCTTTGAAATTTATCTTGAATTAGTAAAGGAACATACGAGTATGCATGTGTCAAGCACAGGCATATGCCCTTGAAATTTCTTTATGAGTCCAACCTATACACAAATCATGCAATATAAGGCTCTATCATCTTTATCAAACTAGGCACAATAAGATGAATTCATACATGAACAACTTGTAATTGttttaaagagaataaaaaattcatagtTACACAACAAGGACTTCTTAGaattatttatagttattcaaaGAATTCATTTAACTAACATAAGAAATAACCGAATCATGAATCAAACGAAAAACCATATCTACTTACCTAGATTCTTTGTAGGGAGCTTGCCATTGGTTCTTTATCCATTCCATGTTCTTCAACCATTCTAGCCACACTAGATTTCATCTCTATAGTGGTTGGATGTGTCTCCTCTCATAAGAAATGTCTCTCTTAATGTTTTGGGAGAAGAGTAGTGGCAAATGTTAAGGTTTCAATAGAAGGGAAaaaggtttatatatatttggcaATCCCTCTTCGATTTGGAATTGTACAAAATTTAGGAGTCTTTAAATTCAAAGGTGAATAGTTATAGCTCTCATGAGGTACGAGCGTACACCTATAACACAACGTGTGGGTGTGACCTTCCATAGGTCACGGTCATACATTAGGCCAAACACACAATTCGTTTCCTTTTTTTGcccaattcaattcaaattcaaatataaacatatagAAAGGAGATTATGACTCTTGGATCGTATATGAGGGTATTACAGTTAGGTTCTTTGTCCAAAAGACATAAACAATATACAAACCTTATCCAAAAGTTGTCGAATTTTGTGAGTGTTATTGAAAAGGAAGATCAATTCCGCAAATCAATAGTTGATCGAAAGTGGTGTTGTATATCAAGTCAATTTATGCATCAAATGATTTAATAAGTTTGTCTAAAACCCTATGAATTCTAATGCTGTGTTTTATGACCTTATGCATGAGATTATTGGAATTGATTAGAGATCTACagtttaaattgttttaaacaatttatttagtTCACACATCATCCCTAACTTTTCAATTAGGAGTGtgcataattcaatttaaaccgtaaaactgaatcaaatcacttaaaaattatagtttggtttgtaaaatgatttagtttgggttgaaaatttttgagaTCATTTTTTCCAATTTGGGTTATGGTTTGGACgatttttaaactgaactaaatagttattttttaaacaaacaaataaatatatatatgtttgacaaactttttcaataaacaattaagtgtataatttgtttttttattaatttttatttggttatttttttaaatgtatattgtatatatattttatatttattttacatgtttatattatgttttagaaagctataatccaattaattttattaaattttacactCACAcacatatatgattttaaaaggtttaattATTGTAGTcgaataatgtattatattttatatcaaaaaactaattttttatatcatatatgacatattgtatcatatgatgtatcttttaaaaataaaataataaaaaattaaaatttacacgttatcattttgaaaaatatcaaaaacaccttttatatttaaaaatgtttcaTAAATACCCCTATTACaccatcattttctctagaaaaaCGTATTGATCTGTATCGACAATATTTATTACATCATTGAATATTTttactgtatcatattaattcaatacacctTATTATACATATGTTTTTCACTTGTATCATATTATAGGATATCgataattatagtttaaattgtaatataaactagaccaaattgtattttttcaatttgatttgaaaagttCTTAAACCACATCAAACCAAACCATGCATACCCCTACTTTCAACAAACCCTTCAAATAAAGAAACTCTAATCCTATCAATCTCTAATGCAAACTTTCTTTTGGAGTATCTCATTCTTAAGACCCAAAATCAAACATGAAATATCcttatttttaagttataaaatcagtttttcctttaaatttgtAACTTTATCTCTTGATGGATTGCctattaaacaaattttatgttcTTGTTGTTGTACCTGGCTTAACCAAAACTTTGATGGCATATGATGCATATTCGACCACCTCTTCACTTTGGGCCTCGAAACCTACTCCAAGCCTACTTACCATATAAGAAGCTAAAGAGCATGAATTTCCAATAATGCATCAGCCCAAGGATGTtaacctttttcatttttggcccaaaaccacttttgggtataatctcattacatgcacctaaggtccaagtgaatagtttactccaattgatccaaaagtgcaactgtTGAAGTCCATTAATGGCCTAAACATCCaaacatcattttgagaagcccaaagagcccaaaattgggttttagttacattggaactaagttagaatttagttatTTAGTTAGGAGacataattcctaaagttaaagaaaaaacaaatcacttttgtctttagttaattactatgtatgggcttagTTTAGAATACATGACTTAACTTAATTCAAaggatttttgtataaaaaaattaatagattttgcattggaaagtccattttgccaccacttcttccctatataaagggtggccATACTTTGTAAAAGGGTTGGttagcattttgaatgaaaatttgaagaaaaactttgttggtttttatcttatttccttcatccaatcattcttgatattagtggtggaagaccccaaggttggtagaactttcctttatgccttggttacattttatgtttcccttgaaatccaaagtgtgaagacttgaatgtgtgttgtatgcctcagaTTACTATTTACAATGTGTGTTTtgcaattttcagtttttgtcagcaaactttgaagctagttttgaatgcgttgttgattgagttgtggttgacatttatactattagaaagctctttaaatgtttttttccaataatatataatttgtaagatttgaaggtcatttgattggttaaaattgagagacaaagtGCTACTATGTCAAATGAATAGTAATAttcagaattgagtttgtgtgttgttgtatTGTTTTGATATAAATGCACCAACATACTACTactttaacatataaattttgttatttagaGTACACCTGTGGACTCGTAAGTTCATGACTTTTTATATGCAATACATGCAAAACTTGTAAAACCATGATGAAAACATTGTgtctttcataaaatattattttctctaaaaacatttttttataactattgTGAGACATTATTtgatctattaatttaatacgaTTTGAACACTCTTAACCTTCATGCAAGATCA contains:
- the LOC123206506 gene encoding uncharacterized protein LOC123206506; the encoded protein is MPGPGPHMMYAMGSALGFMRVSNGRFNAHHGLTYTINAFFGPDIGPFFEWVGSFFSDSFGSAIAKAIHHPFYYFLILGFPMCVLYSWLSRFLLLGGLLDSDSGVPLSRRQCLLLVCAGSLSHFFLDHLFEVKFGV